Proteins from one Clostridium cellulovorans 743B genomic window:
- the hisS gene encoding histidine--tRNA ligase — MNMDIIKPSILAGFMELLPKEQEIFNDIVDKITAVYKNNGCMAIDTPIIEKAEVLLAKNGGETEKQVYSFQKGKNNLALRFDLTVPFARYVAQYYNELTFPFRRYQLGKVYRGERNQKGRYREFYQCDVDVIGKDKLSINNDAWVISLADKAFKEIGLLDYQFQVSNRKVLKGILIEQEIENVTEIMILIDKYDKIDKKSFEDQITNIIGQEKSKYLNNILDIQGSNEEILAGLTKLQIKNEYFLEGINELRQVKAMLEHLDVASERFRINLKIIRGLDYYTGTVFETILIGNESYGSICSGGRYDNLAGSYTENLLPGVGISIGITRLFFVLKEIGFIGNYRIKNKLDYIIIPIGETLDYCMEVTKYLEKKGFGVTVYFEDNPLKKKMNYANKLGVEKVILIGEDERLNNEIKIKDMMSGDERKIEYRLL; from the coding sequence ATGAATATGGATATTATAAAACCAAGTATATTAGCAGGATTTATGGAGTTATTACCAAAGGAACAAGAAATTTTTAATGATATTGTTGATAAAATTACAGCTGTTTATAAAAATAATGGCTGTATGGCTATCGATACACCAATCATAGAGAAAGCAGAGGTTTTACTTGCTAAGAATGGTGGAGAAACAGAAAAGCAAGTATATAGTTTTCAAAAGGGCAAAAATAATTTAGCATTAAGGTTTGATTTAACAGTGCCTTTTGCTAGATATGTAGCTCAATACTATAATGAGCTAACCTTTCCTTTTAGAAGATATCAGTTAGGAAAAGTATATAGAGGAGAGAGAAATCAAAAAGGAAGATATAGAGAGTTTTATCAATGCGATGTGGATGTTATCGGTAAGGATAAACTAAGTATAAATAACGATGCTTGGGTCATAAGTTTAGCAGATAAAGCATTTAAGGAGATCGGACTATTAGATTATCAGTTTCAAGTTAGCAATAGAAAAGTATTGAAAGGTATTCTCATTGAGCAAGAGATAGAAAATGTTACAGAAATAATGATCTTAATTGATAAGTACGATAAAATAGACAAAAAATCTTTTGAAGATCAGATTACAAATATTATTGGGCAGGAAAAAAGTAAATATCTAAATAACATACTTGATATTCAAGGAAGTAATGAAGAAATCTTAGCTGGACTAACGAAGCTTCAGATTAAAAATGAGTATTTTCTTGAAGGAATAAATGAATTAAGACAGGTTAAAGCAATGTTAGAACACTTAGATGTGGCTAGTGAACGATTTAGGATAAATCTAAAGATTATTAGAGGACTTGATTACTATACAGGAACTGTTTTTGAAACAATATTAATAGGAAACGAAAGCTATGGTTCAATTTGTTCAGGCGGAAGATATGATAACTTAGCAGGAAGTTATACAGAAAATTTATTGCCAGGGGTAGGGATTTCAATAGGAATAACCAGATTATTTTTCGTGTTAAAGGAAATAGGGTTTATAGGGAATTATAGAATAAAAAATAAATTAGATTATATAATAATACCAATTGGAGAGACTTTAGATTATTGCATGGAGGTGACGAAATATTTAGAGAAAAAGGGCTTCGGGGTCACTGTGTATTTTGAAGATAATCCATTAAAGAAAAAAATGAATTATGCCAATAAGTTGGGGGTAGAGAAGGTTATATTAATTGGAGAAGACGAAAGGCTAAATAATGAAATAAAAATAAAAGATATGATGTCTGGAGATGAGAGGAAAATTGAGTATAGATTACTATAA
- a CDS encoding DUF4190 domain-containing protein, whose protein sequence is MNFDNNTEITKSKKAIVRNQVSNKNNTLAITSLVFGIISLIFCWAPICPIITGIIGTITGFISVIRKRDGSNMAIIGIVLSVLGILLGIIFFILLNLIVSYK, encoded by the coding sequence TTGAATTTTGATAATAACACTGAGATTACAAAATCAAAGAAAGCGATAGTAAGAAATCAAGTTTCTAATAAAAATAATACTCTAGCAATTACTTCTCTAGTCTTTGGAATTATTTCTTTAATATTTTGTTGGGCTCCTATCTGTCCAATAATCACTGGAATTATAGGTACAATTACTGGATTTATTAGTGTTATAAGAAAACGTGATGGCTCAAATATGGCCATTATTGGAATAGTTTTATCTGTCTTAGGTATATTACTTGGTATAATATTTTTCATTTTATTAAATCTTATAGTAAGTTATAAATAA